A genomic stretch from uncultured Pseudodesulfovibrio sp. includes:
- a CDS encoding GDSL-type esterase/lipase family protein, translating to MVICFFGDSLTLGFGDETGLGWLGRIHNALIKNQRNVTSYNLGVRKDTTTRLELRWKNEAGIRSIEDMDLKLVFSFGVADIMNNVPSQDSLKAARNILNTAQTIGSVLCIGPTPVSDANKNARIKTLSTEISKLCDILNIPYIPTFDSMEYSAVYDQALSDGDTVHPTAAGYTVLADHILQHKSARTFFGLE from the coding sequence GTGGTCATTTGCTTTTTTGGCGATTCCCTCACGCTTGGCTTTGGAGATGAGACCGGCCTTGGCTGGCTCGGACGCATTCACAATGCACTCATAAAAAATCAGAGAAATGTTACCAGCTACAATCTCGGTGTGCGCAAAGACACAACCACCAGACTGGAACTCCGCTGGAAAAACGAAGCGGGAATTCGCTCGATAGAAGACATGGACCTCAAACTTGTTTTCAGCTTCGGAGTCGCGGATATCATGAATAACGTTCCCTCTCAAGACTCACTGAAAGCGGCCCGTAATATCTTAAATACCGCGCAAACAATAGGCAGCGTTTTGTGCATCGGCCCGACGCCAGTTTCCGATGCGAACAAAAACGCACGCATTAAAACACTTTCCACTGAAATATCAAAGCTCTGCGATATACTTAACATCCCGTACATCCCGACCTTTGACAGCATGGAATATTCCGCAGTATACGATCAGGCCTTGAGTGACGGCGATACCGTTCATCCAACGGCCGCCGGGTACACCGTCCTTGCCGATCATATTTTGCAACACAAATCGGCCCGAACTTTTTTCGGGCTGGAGTAA
- the groL gene encoding chaperonin GroEL (60 kDa chaperone family; promotes refolding of misfolded polypeptides especially under stressful conditions; forms two stacked rings of heptamers to form a barrel-shaped 14mer; ends can be capped by GroES; misfolded proteins enter the barrel where they are refolded when GroES binds), whose amino-acid sequence MAKEILFDAKAREKLKAGVDKLANAVKVTLGPKGRNVVIEKSFGSPTITKDGVSVAKEIELEDKFENMGAQMVKEVASKTSDVAGDGTTTATVLAQSIFSEGVKLVAAGRSPMSIKRGIDKAVEAIVAELEKVAKPTRDQKEIAQVGTISANNDATIGNIIAEAMNKVGKEGVITVEEAKGLDTTLDVVEGMQFDRGYLSPYFVTNTERMTCEMEEPLILINEKKVSNMKELLPVLEQCAKMSKPLMIIAEDIEGEALATLVVNKLRGTLNVVAVKAPGFGERRKAMLKDIATLTGGQVVSEDLGIKIENLTVNDLGSCKRVVIDKENTVIVDGAGKAEEIKSRIAQIRAEIADSTSDYDREKLQERLAKIVGGVAVINVGAATETEMKEKKARVEDALNATRAAVEEGIVPGGGVVLARSGAAALKVKAADDDEQAGINIICRAVEEPLRQIAANAGLEGSIVVEKIKEGKGGMGYNAATDKYEDLIKAGVIDPKKVTRTALQNAASVAGLLLTTECAIADKPEPAGAAPAGMPGMGGMGGMGGMGGMY is encoded by the coding sequence ATGGCGAAAGAGATTCTTTTTGATGCCAAGGCCCGTGAAAAACTGAAAGCGGGTGTTGACAAACTGGCTAACGCCGTCAAAGTCACCCTCGGACCCAAGGGCCGTAACGTTGTTATTGAGAAGTCCTTCGGCTCCCCCACCATCACCAAGGACGGCGTGTCCGTAGCCAAGGAAATCGAACTCGAAGACAAGTTCGAAAACATGGGCGCACAGATGGTCAAGGAAGTTGCCTCCAAGACTTCCGACGTTGCCGGTGACGGCACCACCACTGCTACCGTTCTGGCACAGTCCATCTTCAGCGAAGGTGTGAAGCTCGTTGCTGCCGGTCGCTCCCCCATGTCCATCAAGCGCGGTATCGACAAGGCTGTCGAAGCCATCGTTGCTGAGCTTGAAAAGGTCGCCAAGCCGACCCGTGACCAGAAAGAAATCGCCCAGGTTGGCACCATCTCCGCCAACAACGATGCCACCATCGGTAACATCATTGCCGAAGCCATGAACAAGGTCGGCAAGGAAGGCGTTATCACTGTAGAAGAAGCCAAAGGTCTGGACACCACCCTCGACGTCGTCGAAGGCATGCAGTTCGATCGCGGTTACCTCTCCCCCTACTTCGTCACCAACACCGAGCGCATGACCTGCGAAATGGAAGAGCCCCTCATTCTCATCAATGAGAAAAAGGTCTCCAACATGAAGGAACTCCTGCCCGTACTCGAACAGTGCGCCAAGATGTCCAAGCCGCTCATGATCATCGCCGAAGACATCGAAGGCGAAGCTCTGGCTACCCTCGTGGTCAACAAACTCCGTGGCACCCTGAACGTCGTCGCCGTCAAGGCTCCCGGCTTCGGTGAACGCCGCAAGGCCATGCTGAAAGACATCGCCACCCTCACCGGTGGACAGGTCGTCTCCGAAGACCTCGGCATCAAGATTGAGAACCTCACCGTTAACGATCTCGGTTCCTGCAAGCGCGTTGTCATCGACAAGGAAAATACCGTCATCGTTGACGGCGCTGGCAAAGCCGAAGAAATCAAATCCCGTATCGCTCAGATCCGCGCTGAAATCGCTGACTCCACCTCCGACTACGATCGCGAAAAGCTCCAGGAGCGCCTCGCCAAGATCGTCGGCGGTGTCGCAGTCATCAACGTCGGTGCAGCAACTGAGACCGAGATGAAAGAAAAGAAAGCCCGCGTCGAAGATGCACTCAACGCCACCCGCGCTGCCGTCGAAGAAGGCATCGTCCCCGGCGGCGGTGTTGTCCTCGCACGTTCCGGCGCCGCTGCCCTCAAAGTCAAGGCAGCCGACGACGACGAACAGGCCGGTATCAACATCATCTGCCGCGCTGTCGAAGAACCCCTTCGCCAGATCGCCGCTAACGCTGGTCTCGAAGGCTCCATCGTCGTTGAGAAGATCAAGGAAGGCAAAGGTGGCATGGGCTACAACGCCGCTACCGACAAATACGAAGACCTCATCAAGGCCGGTGTCATCGATCCTAAAAAGGTCACCCGCACCGCTCTCCAGAACGCCGCGTCCGTCGCAGGTCTGCTGCTCACCACTGAGTGCGCTATCGCAGACAAGCCCGAACCCGCAGGTGCAGCTCCCGCCGGTATGCCCGGTATGGGCGGCATGGGTGGAATGGGCGGCATGGGCGGAATGTACTAA
- a CDS encoding queuosine precursor transporter: METFERKAYVLLISLFIGGLVVAAIISSKIITIFGLAVPAGVLAYSLTFAVSDVISEVWGKEMANETVTCGFITLIFITGLAWLAVYWPAASFWQNQEAFAGVIGNTPRIVAASLLAYVVSQKHDIWLFHLLKRRMNGRSLWLRNNLSTMVSQLIDSTIFVTVAFYGILPVGELIIGQWLAKLMIAALDTPVVYMLVAALRGKVRPVAA, encoded by the coding sequence ATGGAAACTTTCGAACGCAAGGCGTATGTCTTGCTCATTAGCCTGTTTATCGGCGGGCTGGTTGTCGCTGCGATCATCTCCAGCAAAATTATCACGATTTTTGGACTTGCCGTCCCCGCCGGGGTGCTGGCGTACTCACTAACCTTTGCCGTTTCAGATGTCATCAGCGAAGTATGGGGCAAGGAAATGGCGAATGAAACCGTGACCTGCGGCTTCATTACACTCATTTTCATCACAGGACTGGCCTGGCTGGCCGTTTACTGGCCGGCAGCATCTTTCTGGCAGAACCAGGAAGCATTCGCCGGAGTCATCGGCAACACCCCACGTATCGTTGCTGCTTCGCTTTTAGCATATGTGGTGAGCCAGAAGCATGACATATGGCTTTTCCATCTGCTGAAACGTCGCATGAATGGTCGTTCCCTGTGGCTCCGCAACAACCTCTCCACCATGGTTTCACAGCTCATAGATTCGACAATTTTCGTCACCGTGGCCTTTTACGGCATCCTTCCCGTTGGTGAACTCATTATCGGACAATGGTTGGCAAAGCTGATGATCGCGGCACTCGATACTCCCGTAGTCTATATGCTCGTTGCCGCACTTCGGGGTAAAGTTCGTCCGGTGGCGGCATAA
- the groES gene encoding co-chaperone GroES has product MELKPLNDRVLVKRLEMEEKTAGGIYIPDSAKEKPMKGEIVAAGPGKLNDAGDRVAMTVKVGDSVLFAKYAGMEINIEGEEHLVMREEDILAIVD; this is encoded by the coding sequence ATGGAACTGAAACCGCTGAACGACCGTGTCTTGGTCAAACGTCTGGAAATGGAAGAAAAAACCGCGGGTGGCATCTACATCCCGGATTCCGCCAAGGAAAAGCCCATGAAGGGTGAAATCGTTGCTGCCGGTCCCGGCAAGCTGAACGATGCTGGCGACCGCGTTGCCATGACCGTCAAAGTCGGTGATTCCGTGCTGTTCGCAAAGTACGCCGGAATGGAAATCAACATCGAAGGCGAGGAACACTTGGTCATGCGCGAGGAAGACATCCTCGCTATCGTCGACTAA
- the queF gene encoding preQ(1) synthase — MSMSKSQDKTSHLQTLGKGGQTKYQMDSPNSGILEAFPNNYPGRPYVVSISFPEYTSLCPMTGQPDFGTIVMEYIPDQKIVESKSFKLYMFAYRNHQSFMETLTNKMLDDFVEVLDPLWCRVKGLFAPRGATDLHVFAEHFKQDSPQFEQVKELVSEWKKEVGKHTA, encoded by the coding sequence ATGTCCATGTCAAAAAGCCAAGATAAAACCAGTCACCTGCAAACCCTCGGCAAGGGGGGACAGACCAAATACCAGATGGATTCGCCCAATTCCGGCATCCTCGAAGCGTTCCCGAACAATTATCCCGGTCGGCCATATGTGGTGTCCATTTCCTTTCCGGAATATACGTCACTCTGTCCCATGACAGGTCAGCCTGATTTCGGAACCATTGTCATGGAATATATACCCGACCAGAAAATAGTCGAATCAAAGAGTTTCAAGCTCTACATGTTTGCCTACCGCAATCATCAATCGTTCATGGAAACGCTGACCAACAAAATGCTCGACGACTTTGTGGAGGTTCTTGATCCCCTTTGGTGCAGGGTCAAAGGACTCTTCGCTCCACGTGGCGCAACGGATCTGCACGTCTTTGCAGAGCATTTCAAACAGGATTCCCCTCAATTTGAACAGGTGAAAGAGCTTGTCTCGGAATGGAAAAAGGAAGTTGGCAAACATACTGCCTAA
- a CDS encoding pyridoxamine 5'-phosphate oxidase family protein, translating into MRKGYTKDVTVIADILAEAEILWLALNDSEGPYCVPVNFATEGNVIYIHSGKGGRKAACLNTGSTLAFSTAVDIRMRKGGDNACDQGYLFRSIMGHGTPRLVEGEEKMHGLDLLSVKHLGKQLPYKEAALPATAVYAIDVETVSARVKE; encoded by the coding sequence ATGCGCAAAGGTTATACAAAAGACGTCACCGTCATTGCCGACATCCTCGCGGAAGCCGAGATTCTCTGGCTCGCCCTGAACGACAGCGAAGGACCCTATTGTGTCCCTGTCAACTTTGCGACAGAAGGGAATGTCATTTATATCCACTCAGGTAAAGGGGGACGCAAGGCAGCCTGCCTGAACACCGGCTCCACTCTCGCCTTCTCCACTGCCGTGGATATTCGCATGCGCAAAGGCGGCGACAACGCCTGTGATCAAGGCTATCTCTTTCGTTCCATCATGGGACACGGCACCCCTCGACTCGTTGAGGGCGAGGAGAAAATGCACGGCCTGGACCTACTCTCTGTCAAACACCTCGGCAAACAGCTTCCCTACAAGGAAGCAGCACTCCCCGCCACCGCCGTCTATGCAATTGACGTGGAAACCGTATCCGCACGGGTCAAGGAGTAA
- a CDS encoding LOG family protein, translating to MWNQPGYHAKPCGLLDEKGFFTCLAEHMDRMVDEGFVIPEHRKMVLSASVPATLLD from the coding sequence ATCTGGAATCAGCCGGGATATCACGCCAAACCATGCGGCCTTCTTGATGAGAAAGGATTCTTCACATGTCTAGCCGAGCACATGGATCGCATGGTGGACGAAGGGTTCGTCATCCCCGAACACCGCAAGATGGTCCTGAGTGCGTCCGTTCCGGCAACACTTCTTGACTAG
- the nhaA gene encoding Na+/H+ antiporter NhaA yields MSRAKKNQLPIHYLLNSFDKFFKMEAAGGIALMLCTIAALVWANSPWAESYHALWQTKITVGVGSWVLSKAAILWINDGLMAIFFFLVGLEIKRELLVGGLSTPSQTIMPVAAAIGGMVVPALIFFSLNTGHESVAGWGIPMATDIAFALGIMSLLGSRVPVGLKIFLTAVAIVDDIGAILVIAVFYTTSLNLTALSVGLVVLGIMAILNLRWGIRHSIPYLVLGIIVWFAFLLSGIHATIAGVLAAMTIPAGTRMNCSTFVEELRGAAEVFEMAITPGKTVLTNQEQQMALHSLEHAYEAATTPLQNIEHSLHPWVSFFIMPIFALANAGVALEADVLSDLLTPVSLGIFLGLVLGKQIGVTGACWVVNKLGLAEFPDRTTLMHLWGAACLAGVGFTMSIFIANLAFDDAARLVELSKIAILFASLVSGVLGYVVLRFVAPDRSIPDETTEEPFD; encoded by the coding sequence ATGAGTCGAGCGAAAAAAAACCAACTGCCCATTCACTATCTGCTGAACTCCTTTGATAAATTTTTCAAGATGGAGGCGGCAGGCGGCATAGCCCTGATGCTTTGTACTATCGCGGCACTGGTCTGGGCTAATTCACCATGGGCCGAAAGTTATCATGCCTTGTGGCAGACAAAGATAACTGTTGGTGTCGGCAGTTGGGTGCTTTCCAAGGCAGCTATTCTGTGGATCAACGACGGGTTGATGGCCATATTTTTCTTTTTGGTCGGATTGGAGATCAAGCGTGAATTGTTGGTGGGCGGGTTGTCCACCCCAAGCCAGACGATCATGCCTGTAGCTGCTGCTATTGGTGGTATGGTGGTACCTGCTCTGATCTTTTTCTCATTGAATACGGGACATGAATCTGTTGCCGGTTGGGGTATTCCCATGGCGACTGACATTGCTTTTGCGCTTGGAATCATGTCGCTTCTGGGCAGTCGGGTTCCTGTGGGACTCAAGATATTTCTTACCGCCGTTGCTATCGTGGACGATATTGGAGCTATTCTCGTCATTGCCGTTTTCTACACCACATCGTTAAATCTGACGGCTTTGTCAGTCGGGTTGGTGGTGCTTGGTATTATGGCTATTCTCAATCTACGTTGGGGCATCCGTCATTCAATACCGTATCTGGTGCTTGGCATCATTGTCTGGTTTGCTTTTCTTCTGTCCGGTATCCATGCGACCATTGCCGGTGTGCTGGCAGCCATGACCATTCCTGCGGGCACCAGAATGAATTGCTCGACGTTTGTTGAGGAGTTGCGGGGTGCCGCTGAAGTTTTCGAGATGGCGATCACGCCGGGCAAGACCGTGCTGACCAATCAGGAACAGCAGATGGCTCTGCATTCACTTGAGCATGCCTACGAGGCAGCAACTACGCCGTTGCAGAACATCGAGCATTCCCTGCATCCATGGGTGTCGTTCTTCATTATGCCGATTTTTGCCTTGGCAAACGCTGGTGTGGCTTTGGAAGCTGACGTTTTGAGTGATCTGCTCACTCCGGTGTCACTTGGTATTTTCCTTGGTCTTGTTCTCGGTAAGCAGATTGGGGTGACTGGAGCATGCTGGGTGGTCAACAAGCTTGGCTTGGCGGAGTTTCCAGATCGAACAACTCTGATGCATTTGTGGGGTGCAGCGTGTCTGGCCGGTGTCGGATTCACCATGTCCATTTTTATCGCCAACCTTGCTTTTGACGATGCGGCGCGACTGGTGGAACTTTCCAAGATCGCCATTCTGTTCGCCTCGT
- a CDS encoding TIGR00730 family Rossman fold protein, with translation MKRICVYLGSNPGINPAYGESAETLARELANRGLGLVYGGSSTGLMGRLANTCLEAGGEVIGVIPKLLVEKEIAHTGLTKSYVVSSMHERKQKMADLSDGFIALPGGLGTLEEFFEALTWNQLGYHAKPCGLLDVNGYYSCMTDHMNRMVDEGFVIPEHRRMVLSASDPAILLDQFETYDPPHVDKWIEKKKGL, from the coding sequence ATGAAACGAATCTGCGTCTATCTCGGCTCCAATCCCGGCATAAATCCTGCCTATGGAGAAAGTGCTGAAACTCTCGCCAGAGAACTGGCCAATCGAGGTCTCGGCCTTGTCTACGGCGGGTCCAGCACGGGCCTTATGGGTCGTCTTGCCAACACCTGCCTGGAAGCAGGCGGTGAAGTCATCGGCGTCATCCCCAAGCTGCTGGTCGAAAAGGAAATCGCCCATACCGGCCTGACAAAAAGCTATGTGGTCAGCTCCATGCACGAACGCAAGCAGAAGATGGCTGATCTTTCAGATGGTTTTATCGCCCTGCCAGGCGGGCTTGGCACGCTTGAAGAATTCTTCGAAGCATTGACCTGGAACCAACTCGGCTACCACGCCAAGCCGTGCGGTCTGTTGGACGTGAACGGCTACTATAGCTGTATGACCGACCACATGAACCGCATGGTTGACGAAGGGTTTGTCATCCCCGAACACCGCCGGATGGTGTTGAGTGCATCCGATCCCGCAATACTTCTGGATCAGTTCGAGACGTACGATCCGCCGCATGTGGATAAGTGGATTGAGAAGAAGAAGGGGCTGTAG
- a CDS encoding DUF3313 domain-containing protein yields the protein MKMSILLLAVTISFLTLMGCGASYHAHDMKLRTVLVNPAILQKGTGDEALYRYVNKDVDIHTYGKILLDPVMIAKDGEMDAETRENYQRLADNAYVLFSRELGKDYTLVTKAETGAIRLQMVILDADPSQPVRNVLASLTPIGMAMNLVTYSSTGKQSGVGDISMEMKASDSMTGKLMGAVVDRRVGGEHLESVVNTWSDANAGLEWWAKRTRFFLCMARSPVGCVAP from the coding sequence ATGAAAATGAGTATTCTTCTGCTGGCAGTGACCATTTCATTTCTCACTTTGATGGGGTGTGGTGCCAGCTATCATGCACACGATATGAAATTACGGACTGTCCTCGTCAATCCTGCCATTTTGCAAAAAGGGACGGGCGATGAAGCCCTGTACCGATATGTAAACAAGGATGTCGACATTCATACATACGGCAAGATCCTGCTGGACCCTGTCATGATTGCGAAAGACGGTGAGATGGATGCCGAAACCCGTGAGAATTATCAGCGACTGGCCGACAACGCATATGTTCTGTTCAGCAGGGAACTGGGGAAGGATTATACGCTGGTCACAAAAGCCGAGACAGGCGCCATCCGGCTCCAGATGGTCATTCTGGATGCCGATCCTTCTCAGCCTGTGCGAAACGTGCTCGCATCCCTAACCCCCATCGGCATGGCCATGAATCTCGTGACCTATTCCAGCACAGGCAAACAAAGCGGTGTGGGTGACATTTCCATGGAGATGAAGGCGTCTGATTCCATGACCGGAAAACTGATGGGAGCGGTGGTGGATCGTCGTGTCGGTGGTGAGCATTTGGAAAGCGTTGTCAACACATGGTCTGATGCCAACGCCGGTCTTGAATGGTGGGCCAAGCGAACACGCTTCTTCCTCTGCATGGCCAGATCCCCCGTCGGTTGTGTGGCTCCCTGA
- a CDS encoding peptidylprolyl isomerase, whose product MAKASARHLLVSDEQTCLDLKKQIQDGADFGELAKQHSSCPSGQRGGDLGEFGPGAMVPEFDTVVFNEAVGEVHGPVKTQFGYHLLEITSRED is encoded by the coding sequence ATGGCAAAAGCATCTGCCCGCCATCTTTTGGTTAGTGATGAACAAACCTGTCTGGACCTGAAAAAACAAATTCAGGACGGCGCAGATTTTGGTGAATTGGCAAAACAACACTCCAGCTGCCCTTCCGGACAGCGCGGCGGCGATTTAGGTGAGTTCGGCCCCGGCGCTATGGTCCCGGAATTTGACACCGTTGTGTTCAACGAAGCAGTTGGCGAAGTTCATGGTCCGGTAAAAACACAGTTCGGTTACCACTTGCTGGAAATCACGAGCCGCGAAGACTAA
- a CDS encoding GNAT family N-acyltransferase: protein MEDRIAGPIFTLDSPFADPVRHTLFSMFKKPLSKVLRLDTLNALYSTFQAKGCDIPFVEQTLDMLGVKFSVDGQPVKRVPRTGPLVAVCNHPFGVLEGLLLVRILREVRSDIKIMANFMLGMIPEMDDLIIAVDPFGSLGSAKKNIAGLKTCIRWLRGGGMLVVFPAGEVSSLKVKKGMVSDSKWSPMIGRIIRKTGAKVLPVFFDGRNSGLFQTIGLIHPRLRTVLLPHENLRHASKDVIRMGFGSIIANEKLCKMDTDQELVDYLRFRTYLLRKDKKPRFTFTPRTVRRDMDSIAHSRGKHILASEVACLPDERILIENSEFVVFYASAEQIPRILREIGIRREETFRQVGEGTGRAMDIDTFDDTYHHLVLWNRTDREVAGAYRFGLTDEILQKQGGRGLYTSTLFDYQEGFLRELGPAIEMGRSFVTPKYQKSYQPLLLLWKGLAEFVVRNPKSTRLFGCVSISSEYSGVSHELIMGFMRRHSSLPEMARMVLPKRPPKVNKLKKVDFTLPDSVFNDPDDVADCVRDVEDGRSIPVLLKQYLKLGGKIIGFNVDPDFGNCLDGLILVDLMQSDFKVLSRFMGKDGVQQFLAANRSPEILLLRDTDAAA from the coding sequence ATGGAAGATCGAATAGCCGGTCCGATTTTCACGCTTGATTCGCCGTTTGCCGACCCTGTCCGTCACACCTTGTTTTCCATGTTCAAGAAGCCTTTGTCCAAAGTGCTGCGTCTTGATACGCTCAATGCTCTGTATTCGACATTCCAGGCGAAGGGATGCGATATCCCGTTTGTTGAGCAGACATTGGACATGCTCGGTGTTAAATTTTCTGTGGATGGTCAACCTGTGAAGCGTGTACCGAGGACCGGGCCGTTGGTGGCCGTGTGCAATCATCCCTTTGGCGTACTGGAGGGACTTTTGCTTGTCCGCATTTTGCGCGAGGTGCGATCGGATATCAAGATCATGGCGAATTTCATGCTTGGTATGATCCCCGAGATGGACGATTTGATTATTGCGGTTGATCCGTTTGGCAGCTTGGGGTCTGCCAAGAAGAATATCGCCGGACTGAAGACATGCATTCGTTGGCTCCGAGGCGGTGGTATGCTTGTAGTCTTCCCGGCAGGAGAGGTGTCGAGCCTCAAGGTCAAGAAAGGTATGGTGTCTGATTCCAAGTGGAGTCCCATGATCGGCAGGATCATTCGCAAGACCGGAGCCAAAGTGCTGCCGGTTTTTTTTGATGGTCGCAACTCCGGTCTGTTTCAGACAATCGGTCTGATTCATCCTCGTTTGCGCACTGTGCTTTTGCCGCATGAGAATCTTCGTCACGCCTCGAAAGATGTCATCCGCATGGGGTTTGGTTCGATCATCGCCAATGAAAAGTTGTGTAAAATGGACACTGATCAGGAACTGGTGGATTACTTGCGGTTCCGAACGTATCTGTTGCGCAAGGACAAGAAACCGCGATTCACTTTCACGCCTCGTACGGTGCGTCGGGATATGGATTCCATAGCCCATTCGCGCGGCAAGCATATACTTGCCAGTGAAGTCGCCTGCCTACCGGACGAGAGAATCCTCATAGAAAATTCAGAATTCGTGGTCTTTTATGCCAGCGCCGAGCAAATTCCCCGAATTCTCCGTGAGATCGGTATCCGGCGCGAGGAGACGTTTCGGCAGGTGGGCGAAGGAACGGGCAGGGCCATGGATATCGACACGTTCGACGACACGTATCATCATCTCGTTTTGTGGAATCGTACCGACCGCGAAGTGGCAGGAGCCTATCGTTTTGGCCTGACTGACGAGATACTGCAAAAGCAGGGCGGGAGGGGGTTGTATACTTCGACCCTGTTTGATTATCAGGAGGGTTTCTTGCGGGAACTTGGACCTGCCATTGAGATGGGGCGGTCATTTGTTACCCCCAAGTATCAGAAAAGCTACCAGCCTCTATTGCTGTTGTGGAAAGGCCTGGCAGAATTTGTTGTCAGGAATCCAAAGTCCACCCGGCTTTTTGGCTGTGTGTCCATTTCCAGCGAATACTCCGGCGTGTCCCACGAGTTGATCATGGGGTTCATGCGGCGGCATTCTTCGCTGCCGGAAATGGCGCGAATGGTATTGCCCAAGCGCCCACCCAAGGTAAACAAACTCAAGAAAGTTGACTTCACATTACCTGACAGCGTGTTCAACGATCCAGACGATGTCGCTGATTGTGTACGTGACGTGGAGGATGGACGGTCAATCCCGGTTTTGCTCAAACAGTATCTCAAACTCGGCGGCAAGATAATCGGTTTCAATGTGGACCCGGACTTCGGCAACTGTCTGGACGGACTGATTCTGGTTGATCTCATGCAATCAGATTTCAAGGTGCTGAGCCGATTCATGGGCAAAGACGGTGTGCAGCAGTTTTTGGCAGCCAATCGAAGTCCTGAGATTCTGTTGTTGCGTGATACCGATGCCGCAGCTTGA
- a CDS encoding low specificity L-threonine aldolase — protein sequence MSALKSFASDNNSGAHPAIMEAIIKANDGHMKSYGDDDISIHTDEVFKEFFGSQASIHYVTTGTAANVLGLRTVTQTYNSVLCAAQAHINNDECGAPEAFGGIKLVPIPSVDGKLTPGAIAPYLGHIGFVHASQPKVISITQPTELGKLYTLKEIEDLVEFAHDRDLLLHMDGARIANACAALDCSFFDMTTALDVDFISFGGTKNGCLMGEAVIFLKPKIGEGFKYLRKQAMQLVSKMRFVSAQLKRYLTDDLWLENARHANAMAKRLADKAGAIEGVTIKGSVDCNAIFASIPPEATEILQEKYYFYVWDEHDHTVRWMTSWATTEAMVDEFVADIENAIKALS from the coding sequence ATGAGTGCACTGAAATCATTTGCCAGCGATAACAATTCCGGCGCGCACCCGGCCATCATGGAAGCGATCATCAAAGCCAACGATGGTCATATGAAGTCCTACGGCGACGATGACATCTCTATCCACACCGATGAGGTGTTCAAAGAGTTTTTCGGTTCCCAGGCGAGCATCCACTATGTGACCACAGGTACCGCTGCCAACGTGCTCGGCCTGCGCACCGTGACGCAGACCTACAACTCTGTCTTATGCGCGGCACAGGCTCATATCAACAACGATGAATGCGGCGCACCTGAAGCATTCGGTGGCATCAAGCTCGTACCCATCCCGTCTGTAGACGGCAAGCTCACCCCGGGTGCCATTGCCCCGTATCTCGGGCATATAGGTTTTGTCCACGCCTCACAGCCCAAGGTCATTTCCATCACCCAACCCACGGAGCTGGGCAAACTCTATACCCTGAAAGAAATCGAAGACCTCGTGGAATTCGCCCATGACCGCGACCTGCTGCTGCACATGGACGGAGCGCGCATTGCCAACGCCTGCGCTGCTCTGGATTGTTCTTTCTTCGACATGACCACAGCCCTCGACGTAGACTTTATCTCATTCGGCGGCACCAAGAACGGTTGTCTCATGGGCGAAGCCGTCATTTTCCTCAAGCCAAAAATTGGCGAAGGCTTCAAGTATCTTCGTAAACAGGCAATGCAGCTTGTCTCCAAGATGCGTTTCGTCTCCGCCCAGTTGAAGCGATACCTCACCGACGACCTGTGGCTAGAAAACGCCCGCCATGCTAACGCCATGGCAAAGCGATTGGCGGACAAAGCCGGTGCCATAGAGGGAGTGACGATCAAAGGGAGCGTTGACTGCAACGCCATATTTGCATCGATACCACCAGAGGCTACTGAAATTCTTCAGGAAAAATATTACTTCTACGTCTGGGACGAACACGACCACACTGTACGCTGGATGACCTCGTGGGCTACCACTGAAGCAATGGTCGACGAGTTCGTGGCAGACATAGAAAATGCGATCAAGGCACTATCATGA